In the Heteronotia binoei isolate CCM8104 ecotype False Entrance Well chromosome 13, APGP_CSIRO_Hbin_v1, whole genome shotgun sequence genome, one interval contains:
- the LOC132581649 gene encoding olfactory receptor 1F1-like: protein MEKENRTMVSEFILLSISSRQDWNRLLFPFFLTMYVVIVLGNLTIVLAIRMDGQLLHIPMYFFLSNLSVVDICFTTATVPKLLANMLSEVRRISYGGCLAQMYFFVAFGITDSFLLASMAMDRYVAICHPLHYATMMSNQICLLLVAASWLVSHLHSLLHTILMSRLSFCATKQISHFFCDVFPLLKISCSNTHLNALVVHTEGALVVNSALVVIVLSYVRILVVILRIPSAKGKQKAFSTCGSHLTVVALFYGTVIWVYFQPSSSFSAEKDTLAAIMYTMVTPMLNPFIYTLRNDKMKKALRRLFGQKIN, encoded by the coding sequence ATGGAGAAAGAAAACAGGACCATGGTTTCTGAATTCATACTCCTTAGCATCTCATCCAGGCAGGACTGGAACAGGCTATTATTCCCTTTCTTTTTGACCATGTACGTCGTCATAGTACTGGGAAATCTCACTATTGTCTTGGCCATAAGGATGGATGGTCAACTCCTCCACATCCCAATGTACTTCTTCCTCAGTAACCTTTCCGTGGTGGACATCTGCTTCACAACAGCCACTGTGCCCAAACTGTTGGCTAATATGCTCTCTGAAGTGAGGAGGATCTCCTATGGTGGATGTTTGGCCCAGATGTACTTTTTTGTCGCCTTTGGCATCACCGACAGCTTCCTCTTGGCATCCATGGCAATGGACCGTTACGTGGCCATCTGTCACCCACTGCACTATGCCACCATGATGAGCAACCAGATCTGCCTCCTGCTAGTGGCTGCCTCCTGGTTGGTTTCTCACCTCCACTCTCTCCTCCACACCATCCTGATGTCCCGTCTCTCTTTTTGTGCTACCAAGCAAATATCCCACTTCTTCTGCGATGTCTTCCCGCTGCTGAAGATCTCTTGCTCCAACACACACTTGAATGCTTTGGTGGTGCATACAGAAGGAGCTTTAGTGGTCAACAGTGCTCTCGTGGTCATTGTCCTCTCCTATGTCCGTATTCTGGTGGTCATCCTGAGGATTCCTTCTGCTAAGGGAAAGCAAAAGGCCTTCTCCACTTGTGGGTCCCACTTGACGGTGGTAGCCTTATTCTACGGCACCGTCATCTGGGTCTACTTCCAGCCTTCGTCCAGCTTCTCTGCTGAGAAGGACACTCTGGCTGCCATTATGTACACTATGGTCACACCTATGCTGAATCCCTTCATCTACACTCTGAGGAATGACAAGATGAAGAAGGCCTTGAGGAGGCTTTTTGGCCAGAAGATAAACTAA